The sequence AGCGCTATGCCTTGGGCATCTTCGCGCTCGCGGTGGTGTCATTTTATAGCCTGCGCACCGCGCGATTGGCCAGCTCGGCGATTCTAGTGCCGGATGCGCTCGGCCTCGGGTTGTTCACGGTCACCGGGGCGTCGTACGCTCTGGCGAGTCACGCTTCGCTTGCGATCGCATCGCTGCTCGGCGTGATCACGGGCGTCTTCGGCGGCGTGCTGCGCGATGTGGTCTGCAACGAGATCCCGACAGTGTTCGCGCGCACGCAACTCTACGCGACGTGCGCGCTCGCCGGGGCCTGGGTGTACCTGTTGCTCGGCGCTGCGGGTGTCGTCGCCGATGTCACGATCCCGGCAGGCGTTCTCGCCACGTTCGCGCTGCGCATCGCAGCGGTGCGGTTCGACTTGCGCCTGCCGGGCCCGCGCTAGGCGGTGGCTTTTTCTCCGATGGCGCGGGCCATCGCCGTGATCTCCGACGGGATCATGATGATCGTCGTGGAGTTGTGCTCGGCGCCGACTTCGGTGATCATCTGCATCCGGCGCAGCTCAAGCGCGCCGGGTCCTTGTTCGATCTCCTTGGCTGCGGCGGCGAGCTTGCGGGATGACTCGAATTCCGCGTCGGCTTTGATGATCCGGGCCCGTTTCTCGCGAATGGCTTCTGCTTCTCGTGCCATGGCGCGCTGCATCAGCGCGGGAATTTCGACGTCCTTCATCTCCACGAGGCTCACTGTCATGCCCCACGCCGCGACCGTTTGATCCACGACCTCGCGCAAGCGCGCGTTGATCGCGTCGCGTTCGCGCAAGACGTCGTCCAGCGCACGGCGCCCGATGATATTGCGCAAGCTCGTGACCGCGATCTGATACGCCGCTTCCCGATAGTCGACGACGGAGATAACCGACTTCTCCGGGTCGACGACGCGAAACCAAAGGACCGCATTCACCTTGATCGTCACGCTGTCTTTGGTGATCGTCTCTTGCTGTTCGACGCGATCGGTTATCGTTCGGATATCGACCATACGCTGCCACTCGATCAGCGGTACCAGATAGAAAAGCCCCGGCCCGCGTGTGCCTACGTATCGGCCTAACCGGAAAACCACCGTGCTTCGCCGCGCTGAAGTCAATCCGCATCCCGCCTGGTCCGTGAGGCCGGAACGTTATGCCGAAAGTCGAATGAAACGAAATTACGCCGCGATCATTTGTTTCGGGAACCGCTTTGCGCGGCGGTCGAGCCGTACCACATCGCGAGCACTGCGGCCGCGACAACTAGAGCCGCTTCGCCGACGGACGTCGTTCCGAAACGCCACGAAAGGCCTTGTGCGAGGATCTCAGGTCCGTGAATCGCCAGCGCCCCGACAAACCAGACAAGACCCAGCGCCGCGACCAATCTGCCACCCCACGGGTCGTCGCGGAAGGCAAGCAGCGCGCCGAAAAGCTGCAGCGCATAGGCCGCAAGCAAAACCGACACGGCGGCGACCGTCGAAACGCCGACTCGCGCGGGCTCACCAAAGGTGAAGTCCTCAAGCACGTGAGGCAAGCTCACGACGATGAGCGCGATCGCGATCCAGGCAGCGCGGACGCCATCGGCAGAACGGGTGCTCAAGGGCGCGTTCCGCACGCCGCGAAACAGACCGTCATGCGGCTTCTCGGCATCGAGACCTCTTGTGACGACACGGCCGCGGCTATCGTGGTCGACGGCCGCATCTGCGAATCCAGCGTTCTCGCAAGCCAGGACGAATTACACCGCGAATATGGCGGCGTCGTTCCGGAGATCGCAAGCCGCAAACATGTGGAGACGCTCAACGCGGTCATCGAACTTGCGTTGAACGGCGCGCGCAAGACGTTCGACGATCTGGACGGCGTTGCCGTCACGTGCGGTCCAGGTCTTGCCGGCAGCCTGGTCGTGGGCGTTGCCGCCGCGCAGGCTATCGCGTACGCGCGAGACCTACCGGCCTATGCGGTCAACCATCTGCACGGGCACCTTTTCGCCAATTACTTGGAATCTCCGGATGAGCCGCATCGCGATCCGCCGGAATCGCCGTTCGTCTGTCTTGTCGTCTCCGGCGGCCACACCGATCTCATCGACGTCCGGGCGCCGGGCGACCATCGGGTGATCGGCCGGACGCTCGATGACGCTGCCGGCGAAGCATTCGACAAAGTGGCGCGGATGCTCGGACTCGGTTTTCCGGGCGGCCCGTTGCTCGATGCCCTCAGCAGCCACGGCGATCCGCGCGCATTTTCATTTCCGCGGCCGCTCATCGGCGACGACCATTTCAACTTTTCTTTTTCAGGCCTCAAGACCGCAGTCCGCTATCATCTCGACGCGCATCCGCAAGACGCGTTGGAAAGGGGTGCGGATGTCGCCGCAAGTTTCCAGGCTGCCGTGGTGGACGTCTTGTGCGCCAAGACGCTTCGGGCGGCCCGGTCTCTCGGCGTCGGAACCGTCGCCTTAGCCGGCGGTGTTTCCGCGAATTCGACGTTGCGCGCCGAGCTGCGCGCGCGCGGCGCATCCCAGGGCCTGCGGGTGCTCGTGCCGCCGCTGATCTATTGCACCGACAACGCGGCGATGATCGCGGCCGCCGCCTACTTCCGCGGCGAACTCGCCCGGGTCGCGCCCGACGCGCTGCGCGCCGATCCGAATTTCGCGTGGTAGAGCAAATGGAAAGCAGAGAATGTGCGCTCGTCACCGGTGCATCGGGAGGCATCGGCCTCGAAGTTGCGCGGGCACTAGCTGCCAAAGGCTACGATCTCATCTTGACCGCGCGAAGCAAGGACGCGCTCGATACATTGGCCGCGGACCTCTCAGGCCGTCACGGCATCGCGGCGCGAGTGATTTGCACCGACCTCGCGAAGGCTGGTGCGGCCGCATCGCTCTACGACGAGGTCACCTCGAGCGGCGCTCACGTCGACATCTTGGTCAACAATGCAGGGTTCGCGACATTCGGCCCGTTCTCGCACACTGACCTCGCGACCGAGCACGACGAGCTCGAAGTCAATGTCGTCGCCCTGACCGAGTTGACGAAACTCTTCCTCGCCGGCATGCTAAAAGCGAGAAAGGGCCGCATCCTCAACGTGGCGTCGACCGCGTCGTTCCAACCGGGACCCCTCATGGCGGTCTATCACGCGAGCAAGGCGTACGTGCTGCACTTCAGCGAGGCGATCGCGGAGGAATTGCGCGGCACCGGAGTGACCGTGACCGCGGTCTGTCCGGGCCCGACGCCGACCGGGTTTCAAAAGCGCGCCCAGATCGAAGATTCGGAAATCTTGGCACCCGGGATCATGTCGCCGGCGACGGTAGCGAGAATCGCCGTCGACGCGATGCTTCGCGGAAAGACGCTTGTCATTCCGGGATTCTTGAATGCCGCGCTCGCATGGAGCGTTCGCTTCGGCTCGCGCCGGTTCGTCGCCGGATGCGTGCGGCGCATACGG comes from Candidatus Eremiobacteraceae bacterium and encodes:
- a CDS encoding slipin family protein, which produces MVFRLGRYVGTRGPGLFYLVPLIEWQRMVDIRTITDRVEQQETITKDSVTIKVNAVLWFRVVDPEKSVISVVDYREAAYQIAVTSLRNIIGRRALDDVLRERDAINARLREVVDQTVAAWGMTVSLVEMKDVEIPALMQRAMAREAEAIREKRARIIKADAEFESSRKLAAAAKEIEQGPGALELRRMQMITEVGAEHNSTTIIMIPSEITAMARAIGEKATA
- a CDS encoding trimeric intracellular cation channel family protein gives rise to the protein MSLDPLITVVSVLGLAAFTVSGVIEAKRKEMDLVGAAAVAFITAVGGGTVRDILLGRYPIFWIADQRYALGIFALAVVSFYSLRTARLASSAILVPDALGLGLFTVTGASYALASHASLAIASLLGVITGVFGGVLRDVVCNEIPTVFARTQLYATCALAGAWVYLLLGAAGVVADVTIPAGVLATFALRIAAVRFDLRLPGPR
- the tsaD gene encoding tRNA (adenosine(37)-N6)-threonylcarbamoyltransferase complex transferase subunit TsaD, which codes for MRLLGIETSCDDTAAAIVVDGRICESSVLASQDELHREYGGVVPEIASRKHVETLNAVIELALNGARKTFDDLDGVAVTCGPGLAGSLVVGVAAAQAIAYARDLPAYAVNHLHGHLFANYLESPDEPHRDPPESPFVCLVVSGGHTDLIDVRAPGDHRVIGRTLDDAAGEAFDKVARMLGLGFPGGPLLDALSSHGDPRAFSFPRPLIGDDHFNFSFSGLKTAVRYHLDAHPQDALERGADVAASFQAAVVDVLCAKTLRAARSLGVGTVALAGGVSANSTLRAELRARGASQGLRVLVPPLIYCTDNAAMIAAAAYFRGELARVAPDALRADPNFAW
- a CDS encoding SDR family oxidoreductase, encoding MESRECALVTGASGGIGLEVARALAAKGYDLILTARSKDALDTLAADLSGRHGIAARVICTDLAKAGAAASLYDEVTSSGAHVDILVNNAGFATFGPFSHTDLATEHDELEVNVVALTELTKLFLAGMLKARKGRILNVASTASFQPGPLMAVYHASKAYVLHFSEAIAEELRGTGVTVTAVCPGPTPTGFQKRAQIEDSEILAPGIMSPATVARIAVDAMLRGKTLVIPGFLNAALAWSVRFGSRRFVAGCVRRIRERIQSRARQKPEAL